The following coding sequences lie in one Oncorhynchus gorbuscha isolate QuinsamMale2020 ecotype Even-year linkage group LG10, OgorEven_v1.0, whole genome shotgun sequence genomic window:
- the LOC124045258 gene encoding rho-related GTP-binding protein RhoV-like isoform X1 has product MGIPSLFGEPAHLDLFSELSSGDKMMQTPDDFQEKHNETIISCMLVGDGAVGKTSMIISYISNGYPNEYRQTAFDVFTGLVRVDGIPVQIQLMDTAGQEEFDHFHSMFYNQIDVFIICFSVVNPVSFHNITSKWIPQIRTFNSASPIILVGTQSDLRHDVGILIHLDQLRVKPVVNSQARRLAEKIRAHDYVECSALTQKNLKEAFDSAIFVAVKHKACEKAKKLKLFGRAKTFSSGGWKKFFCFM; this is encoded by the exons ATGGGCATTCCGAGTCTTTTCGGTGAGCCGGCACATTTGGATCTGTTCAG TGAACTCAGTAGCGGAGATAAGATGATGCAGACCCCTGATGATTTCCAAGAAAAGCACAATGAGACAATCATTAGTTGTATGTTGGTTGGGGATGGTGCTGTGGGGAAAACCAGCATGATTATAAGTTACATCTCAAATGGATACCCAAACGAATACCGTCAGACGGCCTTTGACGTCTTCACCG GATTGGTTAGAGTAGATGGGATTCCAGTACAAATCCAGTTGATGGACACTGCAGGACAG GAGGAGTTTGATCATTTTCACTCCATGTTTTACAATCAAATAGATGTCTTCATCATTTGCTTCAGTGTTGTCAACCCAGTGTCTTTCCACAACATCACTTCAAAATGGATCCCACAGATCCGCACCTTCAATTCTGCTTCACCCATAATTTTAGTGGGGACCCAGTCTGACCTCCGGCATGATGTTGGCATCCTTATCCATCTGGACCAGCTGAGGGTCAAGCCAGTGGTGAACTCCCAGGCCAGGCGTCTGGCAGAGAAGATCAGAGCCCACGACTATGTGGAGTGTTCCGCACTGACCCAGAAGAACCTAAAAGAAGCATTTGACTCTGCTATCTTTGTTGCCGTCAAGCACAAGGCCTGTGAGAAAGCAAAGAAGCTCAAACTATTTGGTCGTGCAAAGACT
- the LOC124045258 gene encoding rho-related GTP-binding protein RhoV-like isoform X2 has translation MMQTPDDFQEKHNETIISCMLVGDGAVGKTSMIISYISNGYPNEYRQTAFDVFTGLVRVDGIPVQIQLMDTAGQEEFDHFHSMFYNQIDVFIICFSVVNPVSFHNITSKWIPQIRTFNSASPIILVGTQSDLRHDVGILIHLDQLRVKPVVNSQARRLAEKIRAHDYVECSALTQKNLKEAFDSAIFVAVKHKACEKAKKLKLFGRAKTFSSGGWKKFFCFM, from the exons ATGATGCAGACCCCTGATGATTTCCAAGAAAAGCACAATGAGACAATCATTAGTTGTATGTTGGTTGGGGATGGTGCTGTGGGGAAAACCAGCATGATTATAAGTTACATCTCAAATGGATACCCAAACGAATACCGTCAGACGGCCTTTGACGTCTTCACCG GATTGGTTAGAGTAGATGGGATTCCAGTACAAATCCAGTTGATGGACACTGCAGGACAG GAGGAGTTTGATCATTTTCACTCCATGTTTTACAATCAAATAGATGTCTTCATCATTTGCTTCAGTGTTGTCAACCCAGTGTCTTTCCACAACATCACTTCAAAATGGATCCCACAGATCCGCACCTTCAATTCTGCTTCACCCATAATTTTAGTGGGGACCCAGTCTGACCTCCGGCATGATGTTGGCATCCTTATCCATCTGGACCAGCTGAGGGTCAAGCCAGTGGTGAACTCCCAGGCCAGGCGTCTGGCAGAGAAGATCAGAGCCCACGACTATGTGGAGTGTTCCGCACTGACCCAGAAGAACCTAAAAGAAGCATTTGACTCTGCTATCTTTGTTGCCGTCAAGCACAAGGCCTGTGAGAAAGCAAAGAAGCTCAAACTATTTGGTCGTGCAAAGACT